The DNA sequence CCATCCAGTCCATGGTGGCGGCGCCATCGTGCACCTCACCGAGTTTGTGCGATACGCCGGTGTAGAACAGCACGCGCTCGGTTGTGGTGGTCTTGCCCGCGTCGATATGCGCGACAATGCCGATATTGCGATAGCGTTTGATAGGTGTCTTGCGAGCCACGTCAGTACCTCAAGTTCATGTATGCCGCTGAATGTCAGAAGCGGTAATGCGAGAACGCCTTGTTGGCCTCTGCCATCCGGTGCGTGTCTTCCCGCTTCTTGACCGCAGCGCCACGGCCCTGACAGGCATCGATCAATTCGCCCGCAAGCCGCTGCGGCATGGATTTCTCACCACGCGCACGCGCGTAATCGACCAGCCAGCGCATAGCCAGCGCCTGCTGGCGCGATACCCGGACCTCAACGGGAACCTGGTAGGTCGCACCACCCACGCGTCGCGACTTCACCTCGACCATCGGCGCGACATTGGCCAGCGCCTCCTCGAACACGCTGACCGGGTCGCGCTTCATGCGCTCCTCGACCATTTCGAGCGCGCCGTAAACGATCCGCTCGGCGAGCGACTTCTTGCCGCTGATCATGACGTGATTCATGAATTTGGCGAGAGTGACACTGCCGAATTTGGGATCGGGCAGGATGTCACGCTTTGCAGCTACGCGTCTTCTTGGCATTTCACACCTCTCGGTTCTTCAGGCTTACCGGGACTGCCTTCAGCGTTTCATCGCTGTGGGCCCGACCTTACTTCACTATGGAAAGCTGCCCGCAAGGGCAGCGGAAAATCAGGACTTCGGCCGTTTTGCTCCGTACTTCGAGCGGCGCTGGCGACGACCGCTCACACCAGCCGTGTCCAGGGTTCCGCGGACAGTGTGATAACGCACACCCGGCAGATCCTTTACCCGGCCACCGCGAATCAGCACAACACTGTGCTCCTGAAGGTTATGGCCTTCACCGCCGATATAGGAAGTCACTTCGAAGCCGCTGGTCAATCTCACCCTGCACACCTTGCGCAGCGCGGAGTTCGGCTTTTTCGGCGTCGTCGTGTAAACGCGCGTGCACACACCGCGTCGCTGCGGACAGCCCTGCAGCGCCGGCACGTTGCTTTTCTCGACCTTGCGCTGCCTCGGCTTGCGAACCAGCTGATTGATCGTCGCCATTTAATACTCCGATAAAGGTCTGCGCCCCGATTATGGGGGACGCATGAATAATTGTGGTCTCCATACCACCGCTCGCTGATGTCGATGTCGCGTCATCACCAGCCGTTTTTGCGGAGGCGGAATTCTAAAGATGCTTCGAGGGAGCGTCAATACAGGCAACCGGGGGATACCCCGGCGCCTTGAATATTACCGTCACCTGTCTTCGGTGCTCAGCGCCTCCGTCAGTGCCGCTTCCACTTCACTTGCCGTGGCCGTGGTCTCGCCAAGCGCTTCCTTGGCGCGTCGACGGCGGCGCTCGGCATGGTAGGCGAAGCCCGTTCCGGCCGGAATCAGGCGACCGACCACGACGTTCTCCTTGAGGCCGCGCAGGAAGTCACGCTTGCCCGTCACAGCTGCCTCGGTCAGCACCCGGGTCGTCTCCTGGAACGACGCGGCCGATATAAACGATTCCGTAGCCAGGGACGCCTTGGTGATACCGAGCAAAACCCTCTCGTAGGTCGCCCCTACCAGGGAGTTCTCGGCAAGCATCTCGTTCTCCTCGAGAACACGGTTGTATTCGGCCTGCTCACCCTTGATGAAAGAGGAGTCGCCGTTTGCCGTGATCTCGACCTTGCGCAACATCTGGCGCACGATCACTTCGATATGCTTGTCATTGATGCGCACGCCCTGCAGACGATAGACATCCTGGATTTCGGTGACGATATATTTCGCCAGCGCTTCGACACCCTTGAGACGCAGGATATCGTGCGGCGCCGGCGGCCCTTCCGACACGACTTCGCCCTTGGCCACGTTTTCGCCTTCGAATACCGTCAGCACGCGCCATTTCGGAATCAGGGTTTC is a window from the Gammaproteobacteria bacterium genome containing:
- the rpsL gene encoding 30S ribosomal protein S12 yields the protein MATINQLVRKPRQRKVEKSNVPALQGCPQRRGVCTRVYTTTPKKPNSALRKVCRVRLTSGFEVTSYIGGEGHNLQEHSVVLIRGGRVKDLPGVRYHTVRGTLDTAGVSGRRQRRSKYGAKRPKS
- the rpsG gene encoding 30S ribosomal protein S7, whose product is MPRRRVAAKRDILPDPKFGSVTLAKFMNHVMISGKKSLAERIVYGALEMVEERMKRDPVSVFEEALANVAPMVEVKSRRVGGATYQVPVEVRVSRQQALAMRWLVDYARARGEKSMPQRLAGELIDACQGRGAAVKKREDTHRMAEANKAFSHYRF